A genomic window from Bdellovibrio sp. SKB1291214 includes:
- the nuoL gene encoding NADH-quinone oxidoreductase subunit L gives MNHSVLMAIVILSPLVGFLINGFRYKKHSANVAGVIATLAVAISFISAILLVTDLVGMAAESRRIAVSFFEWMAVDKFKVNAGFVVDQISAIMILVITGVGTLIHLFSIGYMHHDKGAAKYFAYLNLFIFNMLLLVLGDSLLVMFVGWEGVGLCSYLLIGFWFTDADKAAAGMKAFITNRVGDAAFLLGMFILFMTFGTLNFHELNALAPTTAEASWMGAVTLGTLFLFIGATGKSAQIPLYVWLPDAMAGPTPVSALIHAATMVTAGVYMIVRLNPLFIMAPNTMMVIAIIGAATAVLAATIGMTQWDIKKVLAYSTVSQLGYMFLACGVGAFGAAMFHLMTHAFFKALMFLGSGSVIHAMHEEQDIRKMGGLKKYLPITHATFFLGWLAIIGMPPFAGFFSKDEILAYAFFSPMGSPILWAAGALGATLTAFYMTRLMALTFWGKSRVPSHVHPHESPALMTIPLIVLAVLSVIGGWIGIPHVIGEHLGHIPNVWEHWLDPLITKIPNLGHFEASTEWMLMGCSVGLAIISATVAYQFYVKSPETPKKIAESIKPVYNLVYNKYFVDEAYFGGIINPLVNVSKSIWYYVDVNFIDKCTYWAGDLVRGMGSLGRSLQTGNMQQYAMYIGIGVVVVLSYVIMG, from the coding sequence ATGAACCACTCAGTATTAATGGCCATTGTTATCCTAAGTCCGTTGGTGGGTTTTCTAATCAACGGTTTCCGTTATAAAAAACACTCCGCAAATGTGGCGGGCGTGATTGCGACTCTTGCGGTTGCGATCTCTTTCATCTCTGCGATTCTTTTGGTAACTGACCTTGTTGGTATGGCTGCTGAATCTCGTCGTATCGCTGTTTCGTTCTTTGAATGGATGGCGGTCGATAAATTTAAAGTGAACGCGGGCTTTGTAGTCGATCAAATCAGCGCGATCATGATCCTTGTGATCACGGGTGTTGGTACTTTGATCCACTTGTTCTCGATCGGGTACATGCACCACGATAAGGGTGCTGCAAAATACTTCGCATACTTGAATCTGTTCATCTTTAACATGTTGTTGCTAGTTTTAGGTGACAGCTTGCTTGTGATGTTCGTTGGTTGGGAAGGTGTGGGTCTTTGCTCGTACTTGCTAATCGGTTTCTGGTTCACAGATGCAGACAAAGCTGCAGCAGGTATGAAAGCCTTTATCACAAACCGTGTTGGTGATGCCGCTTTCTTGCTTGGTATGTTCATCTTGTTCATGACTTTTGGAACTTTGAACTTCCACGAATTAAATGCTCTGGCTCCAACGACGGCGGAAGCTTCTTGGATGGGTGCTGTGACTTTGGGTACTTTGTTCTTGTTCATCGGTGCCACGGGTAAATCTGCACAAATTCCATTGTACGTTTGGCTTCCAGACGCGATGGCCGGTCCAACTCCAGTATCAGCGTTGATCCATGCGGCGACGATGGTAACTGCCGGTGTTTACATGATCGTCCGTTTGAATCCGTTGTTCATCATGGCCCCAAACACAATGATGGTGATTGCGATTATCGGTGCAGCAACTGCGGTTCTTGCAGCAACTATCGGTATGACTCAATGGGATATTAAGAAAGTACTAGCGTACTCGACTGTATCTCAACTTGGTTACATGTTCCTGGCTTGTGGTGTGGGTGCTTTCGGCGCAGCAATGTTCCACTTAATGACTCACGCATTCTTTAAAGCTTTGATGTTCTTGGGCTCTGGTTCGGTGATCCATGCCATGCACGAGGAACAAGACATACGGAAGATGGGTGGACTTAAAAAGTACCTTCCGATCACGCATGCGACGTTCTTCTTGGGTTGGTTGGCGATTATCGGTATGCCACCATTTGCGGGTTTCTTCTCTAAAGATGAAATCTTGGCTTATGCATTCTTCTCACCAATGGGGTCTCCGATCTTGTGGGCAGCGGGTGCTTTGGGTGCAACTTTGACAGCGTTCTATATGACTCGTTTGATGGCTCTGACTTTCTGGGGCAAATCACGCGTTCCTTCGCATGTTCATCCGCATGAATCTCCGGCTTTGATGACGATCCCATTGATCGTTCTTGCAGTGTTGTCTGTGATCGGTGGTTGGATTGGTATCCCTCACGTTATCGGCGAGCATTTGGGTCACATCCCTAATGTTTGGGAGCACTGGTTGGATCCTTTGATTACTAAAATCCCGAACTTGGGCCACTTTGAAGCTTCCACTGAATGGATGTTGATGGGTTGCTCTGTAGGTTTGGCGATCATCTCTGCGACAGTTGCTTATCAGTTCTATGTGAAGTCTCCAGAGACTCCTAAGAAAATCGCTGAAAGCATCAAGCCAGTTTATAACTTGGTTTATAACAAATATTTCGTTGATGAAGCGTACTTCGGCGGAATCATTAATCCTTTGGTAAACGTAAGTAAGTCCATTTGGTACTATGTTGATGTGAATTTCATCGACAAGTGCACATACTGGGCAGGGGATTTGGTTCGCGGAATGGGCTCTTTGGGCCGCTCTCTTCAGACCGGAAATATGCAGCAGTACGCGATGTACATCGGTATCGGTGTCGTCGTTGTCCTTTCATACGTGATCATGGGGTAA
- a CDS encoding complex I subunit 4 family protein has protein sequence MILSTIVFLPLLFALIIAVWPNAKTLRPLALGFAIIEFIVSLAMLQQFDTATANLQMVERYMWIERFGISYFFGIDGISLWLVLLTTFLTPIIILASWTSISERIKGFHVCMFILQTAMLGTFLAMDAIFFYVFWELALIPMYFMVGIWGGSRRIYATVKLFIYTFAGSVMMLVAMIYMMYLTQETTGQMSASLLDFYKLKIPFVGGTFFSLQTLLFFAFALAFAIKVPAFPVHTWLPDAHVEAPTPGSVILAGVMLKMGTYGFMRWVIPLFPEASEYWAWLFMLIGTVGIIYGALVAMIQPDVKKLVAYSSVSHMGYILLGLFAFNAYGMTGGLYQMLNHGVSTGALFILIGMIYERTHSREISKYGGLAGVLPLFTIFFFIITLSSIAVPMTNGFVGEFFILMGTFQAQPVFAYFAVTGVVLGAVYMLWMFKRVFFGEQGELVKDEHHPLHDLNLREIVVMLPLVLMVFWMGLFPNNFLSYSKASIDHLVQHKNSYNLTINEPGATATATTAAPTAAETTTAEAQGDK, from the coding sequence ATGATCCTGAGTACAATTGTTTTTCTACCTCTATTGTTTGCTTTGATCATCGCAGTTTGGCCAAATGCTAAGACTCTTCGTCCTTTGGCATTGGGCTTTGCGATCATCGAATTCATCGTTTCTTTGGCCATGCTTCAACAATTCGATACGGCAACAGCGAACCTGCAAATGGTTGAGCGCTATATGTGGATCGAACGTTTTGGGATCAGTTACTTCTTTGGTATCGACGGTATCTCGTTGTGGTTGGTTCTTCTGACGACGTTCTTGACTCCGATCATTATCCTGGCGAGTTGGACTTCGATCAGCGAAAGAATCAAAGGTTTCCACGTTTGCATGTTCATCTTGCAAACAGCGATGCTTGGTACGTTCTTGGCGATGGATGCGATTTTCTTCTATGTATTCTGGGAATTGGCACTTATTCCGATGTATTTCATGGTCGGTATCTGGGGTGGTTCACGCAGAATTTACGCAACAGTTAAGTTGTTCATTTATACATTCGCCGGCTCAGTGATGATGCTTGTTGCGATGATTTATATGATGTACCTAACTCAAGAAACGACAGGTCAAATGAGCGCAAGCTTGCTTGATTTCTATAAATTGAAAATCCCATTTGTGGGTGGAACTTTCTTTAGCCTTCAAACTTTGTTGTTCTTTGCGTTTGCTTTGGCATTCGCGATCAAAGTTCCGGCATTTCCAGTTCATACTTGGTTACCCGATGCCCACGTTGAAGCCCCAACTCCTGGCTCAGTTATTCTTGCCGGTGTTATGCTGAAGATGGGTACTTACGGTTTCATGCGCTGGGTGATTCCTTTGTTCCCAGAGGCTTCTGAATACTGGGCTTGGTTGTTCATGCTTATCGGTACTGTGGGTATCATCTACGGCGCCTTGGTAGCGATGATCCAACCTGACGTTAAGAAACTTGTCGCGTACTCTTCCGTTTCTCACATGGGTTATATCTTACTGGGTCTGTTTGCATTTAATGCTTACGGTATGACAGGTGGCTTGTATCAGATGTTGAATCACGGTGTTTCTACAGGGGCACTCTTCATCTTGATCGGTATGATCTATGAAAGAACGCATTCTCGTGAAATTTCTAAGTACGGTGGCTTAGCTGGTGTTCTTCCGTTGTTCACAATCTTCTTCTTTATCATCACGCTTTCTTCGATTGCGGTTCCGATGACGAACGGGTTCGTGGGCGAATTCTTTATCCTAATGGGTACCTTCCAAGCTCAACCTGTATTTGCATACTTTGCAGTTACGGGTGTTGTACTTGGTGCGGTTTACATGCTGTGGATGTTTAAACGTGTGTTCTTTGGTGAGCAAGGTGAGTTGGTTAAAGACGAACATCACCCACTTCATGATTTGAACCTTCGCGAGATCGTAGTGATGTTACCTCTGGTTTTGATGGTGTTCTGGATGGGCTTGTTCCCGAATAATTTCCTGAGCTATTCAAAAGCAAGTATCGATCACTTGGTACAACACAAAAATAGTTACAATTTGACTATCAATGAACCTGGTGCGACTGCGACGGCAACAACGGCAGCTCCAACGGCTGCGGAAACGACGACAGCTGAAGCACAAGGAGATAAATAA
- a CDS encoding NADH-quinone oxidoreductase subunit N, protein MNMNIGLSDILLVSPMIALFLASLVPITAKVLRGNREQNPIITLCQALIGIVIAVGLLVVFGGAGKTAFNNGLIFDGVTQWMGVIALFSAGAAMIMMYENPSTTGKQFSELIFLAMSSAVGMLILVSAVDLLMVFIGLEMMSLALYLMIAMSHEEKLSKEAALKYFILGSFASALFLYGVAFVFGTTGNTNILAFMENAAELIQSSRLFMFGITFVILGFCFKVSIAPFHAWTPDVYQGAPTPHSAFMATAVKTVSFAAFLRVIATRSLVGSEHLFDILQWLAVITMIIGNTAAILQNNLKRMLAYSSIAHSGYLLVGVITAGVSDDAAFGASGVIFYLLSYGLMTLGAFAIASMLEKSENHIINIDDLAGFAKQRPMMALCLTVFLLSLTGIPPTLGFFGKFYLFNAAIGEGLLWLAVWGMISSVISVYYYLRPIVVMYMRDGNADVAEHSLNATTVTVVVMALAIMCMGFMSGPLFAAVEKSLL, encoded by the coding sequence ATGAATATGAATATTGGTCTTAGCGACATTCTTCTTGTTTCACCAATGATCGCGTTGTTCCTAGCCAGCCTTGTGCCGATCACGGCCAAAGTTTTGCGTGGCAACCGCGAGCAAAATCCGATCATCACTCTTTGCCAAGCTTTAATTGGTATCGTGATCGCTGTTGGTCTATTAGTCGTTTTCGGGGGCGCGGGTAAAACTGCGTTTAATAACGGCTTGATCTTTGACGGCGTGACTCAGTGGATGGGCGTGATTGCTTTGTTCTCTGCTGGAGCGGCTATGATCATGATGTACGAAAATCCATCAACGACTGGCAAACAATTCTCGGAATTGATATTCCTGGCGATGTCTTCTGCAGTTGGTATGTTGATCCTAGTATCTGCAGTCGACCTTTTGATGGTATTTATCGGTCTCGAAATGATGTCTTTGGCATTGTATCTGATGATCGCGATGAGCCACGAAGAAAAACTTTCCAAGGAAGCTGCACTTAAATACTTCATCCTGGGTTCATTTGCTTCGGCATTGTTCCTTTACGGTGTGGCATTTGTTTTTGGAACAACTGGAAATACAAACATCTTGGCATTCATGGAAAACGCCGCTGAATTGATTCAATCAAGCCGCCTATTCATGTTTGGTATCACGTTTGTTATCTTGGGTTTCTGCTTCAAGGTTTCAATTGCTCCATTCCATGCTTGGACTCCAGACGTGTACCAAGGAGCTCCGACTCCGCACTCTGCCTTCATGGCAACAGCTGTTAAGACAGTTTCTTTTGCAGCATTTTTGCGCGTGATTGCGACTCGTTCACTTGTTGGTTCTGAGCACTTGTTCGACATCCTTCAGTGGTTGGCAGTGATCACAATGATCATTGGTAATACGGCAGCGATCCTTCAAAACAACTTGAAACGCATGCTTGCATACTCTTCAATTGCACATTCTGGTTACCTTCTTGTAGGGGTCATCACAGCGGGTGTGAGCGACGACGCTGCATTTGGTGCTTCTGGTGTGATCTTTTATTTGTTGAGCTACGGATTGATGACTTTGGGTGCTTTCGCTATCGCAAGCATGCTTGAGAAATCAGAAAACCATATCATCAACATCGATGATCTAGCAGGATTCGCGAAACAAAGACCGATGATGGCTCTTTGCTTGACGGTGTTCTTGCTTTCATTGACGGGTATCCCACCAACTTTGGGATTCTTCGGTAAGTTTTATCTGTTCAATGCAGCCATCGGTGAAGGTCTTTTGTGGTTGGCAGTTTGGGGTATGATTAGCTCCGTAATTTCCGTTTACTACTACTTGCGCCCTATCGTTGTTATGTACATGAGAGACGGCAACGCAGACGTAGCGGAGCATTCTTTGAATGCAACGACAGTAACTGTTGTGGTTATGGCATTGGCAATCATGTGCATGGGCTTTATGTCAGGCCCATTGTTCGCCGCCGTAGAAAAAAGCCTTCTGTAA
- a CDS encoding patatin-like phospholipase family protein, with the protein MRIKDKKKIALVLSGGGIKAAAFHIGVCLALQEKGFKFAGGTKEMVRQNFDENDPMTIRCYVGSSAGAFVASILGAGYPIESLINAFQVGSGTTPTFEKSDLRYLKPISYRNIFNLNSSGLLKFIPRTLLDKTIVKGGVESLIKNGLKLNGLFSTGGIESYLRKEVLLDNDFARLGVDLFVIGTQLNHTRKAIFGNFPESYKTSNHMYINYAPISTAVAASTSLPPVYAPYGIKRPEDNKELFFYDGEIRDTLSTHVAADHGADLVISSYSTQPYHYTEEMGSLHKYGIPLILNQALYQVIQQKIAKHIQAQNDIKTIYNAVDGYLKQIKLPEEQREKLLEIIRERVHHRPEVDYIYISPRPQNYEMFFVDHFSLNPEILARIVRIGFKSGINTLRQFDFR; encoded by the coding sequence ATGCGTATAAAAGATAAGAAGAAGATAGCTTTAGTTTTAAGTGGAGGCGGCATCAAAGCGGCGGCTTTCCACATTGGTGTTTGCCTAGCTCTTCAAGAAAAAGGTTTCAAGTTCGCTGGCGGAACCAAAGAGATGGTGCGTCAGAATTTCGATGAAAACGATCCGATGACCATCCGTTGTTACGTCGGGTCCAGTGCGGGTGCTTTTGTTGCTTCAATCTTAGGAGCTGGATATCCAATCGAATCTTTGATCAACGCTTTTCAAGTAGGCTCGGGAACGACACCAACCTTTGAGAAATCTGATCTTAGATATCTCAAACCAATCTCTTACCGAAATATCTTTAACTTAAACTCTAGCGGACTTTTGAAATTCATACCTCGAACTTTACTGGATAAAACCATTGTTAAAGGCGGAGTAGAGTCCTTGATCAAAAACGGTCTTAAACTGAATGGTTTGTTTTCGACCGGTGGGATTGAAAGTTATTTGCGTAAAGAGGTTTTGCTGGATAATGACTTTGCTCGCTTGGGGGTAGATCTGTTTGTGATCGGTACCCAGCTTAACCACACTCGCAAAGCTATCTTTGGTAACTTTCCCGAGTCTTATAAAACTTCAAATCACATGTACATAAACTATGCACCGATCAGTACGGCGGTTGCCGCGTCGACATCGTTGCCGCCCGTGTATGCTCCCTATGGAATCAAACGGCCCGAAGATAATAAAGAGTTGTTCTTTTACGATGGGGAAATCAGAGACACCCTTTCAACTCACGTAGCCGCTGATCACGGTGCGGATCTAGTCATTTCTTCTTATTCCACGCAGCCCTATCACTATACAGAAGAAATGGGATCGCTTCATAAGTACGGGATACCATTGATTTTAAATCAAGCTCTGTATCAAGTGATTCAGCAAAAGATTGCAAAGCATATCCAAGCACAAAACGATATTAAAACGATCTATAATGCTGTTGATGGATACTTAAAGCAGATTAAATTGCCTGAAGAACAGCGCGAAAAGCTTTTGGAAATCATTCGCGAACGCGTTCATCATCGCCCCGAAGTTGATTACATCTATATTTCTCCGCGTCCTCAGAACTACGAAATGTTCTTTGTGGATCACTTTAGCTTGAATCCAGAGATCTTGGCCCGCATCGTGCGCATCGGGTTTAAATCGGGAATCAACACCCTTCGCCAGTTCGATTTCAGGTAA
- a CDS encoding FAD:protein FMN transferase, which produces MEQSQNFNIPASTLKVTAQAGRPMLGDFIQINLFSEGDYEPLLTFTLQKLAEVESILNLDDPQSEICRVLTVEGDDSFEMSKPVAEVLEKALDISALSDGFFEPFREDSRNLDLRSLIRGYMIDQAVKNILSKEQSLMGMVHLAEGIRFFNCPKKSIHVRMHSSDVEKELGLFKDAISTTESRGSLFDSESSTLYIHPLRAGLSGRHTVSVIADNCMSANVLTKIGMYAPKKVIQSCVAEMDAQIIVFGESGEIEEIFEDAKAYSFDQGHISYSSYDDSNRD; this is translated from the coding sequence ATGGAACAATCCCAAAACTTCAATATTCCAGCATCTACCCTGAAAGTGACGGCTCAAGCAGGTCGGCCGATGCTGGGTGATTTCATTCAGATCAATCTGTTCTCCGAGGGTGATTACGAACCCCTTCTGACGTTCACTTTGCAAAAACTAGCGGAAGTGGAAAGCATCTTGAATCTGGATGATCCTCAATCCGAAATTTGCCGAGTGCTGACGGTGGAGGGCGATGATTCCTTCGAAATGAGCAAACCTGTCGCTGAAGTTTTAGAAAAAGCTTTGGATATCAGTGCTTTATCAGATGGATTTTTTGAACCGTTTCGCGAAGACTCGCGCAATTTAGACCTTCGAAGTCTGATTCGTGGGTATATGATCGATCAAGCTGTGAAAAATATCTTAAGTAAAGAACAATCACTGATGGGGATGGTTCACTTGGCGGAGGGAATTCGCTTCTTTAACTGTCCTAAAAAATCAATTCACGTGCGCATGCATAGTTCTGACGTCGAAAAAGAACTGGGTCTGTTTAAAGATGCTATCTCCACGACCGAATCGCGAGGCAGCTTATTCGATAGCGAATCCTCAACTTTGTATATTCATCCATTAAGAGCCGGCTTAAGTGGTCGCCACACAGTTTCGGTCATTGCAGATAACTGTATGAGCGCTAATGTTCTTACAAAAATCGGGATGTATGCTCCAAAAAAGGTCATCCAATCTTGTGTTGCCGAAATGGATGCACAGATCATTGTTTTTGGAGAATCAGGCGAGATCGAAGAAATCTTTGAAGACGCTAAGGCATATAGCTTTGATCAAGGGCACATTTCTTATTCGTCTTATGACGATAGCAATAGGGACTAG
- a CDS encoding thermonuclease family protein, with product MRFTSLILAVALSFSVFSAEAKKRKQNKTQFLSGVVEKCHDGDTCRVKVGNKIAKVRFAGIDCPELSQKYGKQARDFTESVVRGKQVNLECDGKSFDRVTCTVFIGDKNVNLMIVQNGWAYDSTKYSKGRYLASVDEARNQRLGIWSDNNLTSPYCYRHKTNKKCALDQSYMP from the coding sequence ATGAGATTTACTTCTTTGATTTTGGCAGTGGCGCTTTCTTTTTCTGTTTTTTCAGCAGAGGCAAAAAAAAGAAAACAAAATAAAACTCAATTTCTATCCGGCGTGGTTGAGAAATGTCATGATGGCGATACTTGTCGTGTGAAGGTTGGAAATAAAATAGCCAAGGTTCGCTTTGCGGGGATCGATTGCCCTGAGCTTTCGCAAAAGTATGGCAAGCAAGCGCGTGATTTCACTGAATCCGTCGTTCGAGGAAAACAAGTAAATCTAGAGTGCGATGGAAAGTCTTTTGATCGTGTTACTTGTACTGTTTTCATCGGCGATAAGAATGTTAATTTGATGATCGTTCAAAATGGTTGGGCCTATGATTCTACCAAATACTCAAAGGGTCGTTATCTTGCGTCCGTTGATGAAGCAAGAAATCAACGTCTTGGGATTTGGTCTGACAACAATCTTACTAGTCCCTATTGCTATCGTCATAAGACGAATAAGAAATGTGCCCTTGATCAAAGCTATATGCCTTAG
- the lon gene encoding endopeptidase La — translation MSFDDKVLEIPQTLPMLPVRDIVVFPYMIIPLFVGRDSSIRSVEEALAKNRLIFLASQKDISEENPTPDSIYTVGTIAMIMRMRKLSDGRVKILIQGVAKGRVKNYSKTNPSFEVAVEKIEEIPNQKSVVENEGLIRTAKEHIERIIALGRPLSPDILLVLDDVTDPGRIADLIASNLGIKVQDAQKVLETHDSTERLKIVTEILAAELEVMQTQQKNRPNAKEDANKSQREYFLREQMKAIKNELGEQDSKSEEMDELRDKLTNAGMPPHVEAEAMKQLGRLERMHPDASEATMVRTYLDWMADLPWSKKSEDHIDLKRSKEILDEDHYELEKAKDRIMEFLAVRKLKPDLKGPILCFGGPPGVGKTSLGKSIARAMGREYFRIALGGVKDEAEIRGHRRTYVGAMPGKIIQALRQAKTNNPVIVLDEVDKLGSDFRGDPSAAMLEVLDPEQNATFRDNYLNVDFDLSNVLFIATANVLENIPPALRDRMEILNIPGYTENDKLLITKKHLIRRQIEANGITPENISFTDEGIKYLIAGYTREAGLRNLEREVGSVCRKVAKMVVMEEAKFVEVNATTVPELLGPPRFQRDDKIADSQVGVVQGLAWTQAGGEVLTVEALKMKGKGHLSLTGQLGDVMKESAHAAMSYARAHMEELNIPEDFFEKYDIHIHLPAGAIPKDGPSAGITLTTALVSLMTGTPVRHDLAMTGEVTLQGRVLPVGGIREKCLAALNLGITNIIIPMACKKDLADIPKVFKDKINFIFAENLDEVFAVAFDKNAATDAKKNGVKKEAKKTKSLAA, via the coding sequence ATGAGTTTTGACGATAAAGTTCTAGAAATCCCACAGACACTTCCAATGCTACCTGTGAGAGACATCGTTGTTTTCCCCTACATGATCATTCCATTGTTTGTAGGTCGCGATTCTTCAATCCGTTCTGTTGAGGAAGCTTTAGCTAAAAATCGCCTTATCTTCCTTGCATCACAAAAAGATATCTCCGAAGAAAATCCAACTCCAGATTCTATCTACACAGTAGGTACAATCGCGATGATCATGAGAATGCGTAAACTTTCTGATGGTCGCGTAAAAATCTTGATTCAAGGTGTAGCTAAGGGTCGTGTAAAAAACTACTCTAAGACAAATCCTTCTTTCGAAGTTGCGGTTGAAAAAATCGAAGAAATCCCAAATCAAAAATCTGTTGTAGAAAACGAAGGTTTGATCAGAACTGCGAAAGAGCACATCGAGCGCATCATCGCTTTGGGTCGCCCTCTTTCTCCAGACATCTTGTTGGTACTAGACGATGTCACTGATCCAGGTCGTATTGCTGACTTGATCGCATCAAACCTAGGTATCAAAGTTCAGGACGCTCAAAAAGTTCTTGAGACTCATGATTCAACTGAAAGACTTAAAATCGTTACTGAGATTTTGGCTGCTGAGCTTGAAGTTATGCAAACTCAACAGAAGAATCGTCCAAATGCAAAAGAGGACGCTAACAAATCTCAACGTGAATACTTCTTGCGCGAGCAAATGAAGGCTATAAAGAACGAGCTTGGCGAACAAGATTCTAAATCTGAAGAGATGGATGAACTTCGCGACAAGTTGACTAACGCTGGCATGCCTCCGCATGTTGAAGCTGAAGCAATGAAACAATTGGGCCGTTTGGAGCGCATGCATCCAGATGCATCTGAAGCAACAATGGTTCGTACATACCTAGACTGGATGGCGGATCTTCCTTGGAGCAAAAAATCTGAAGATCATATCGATCTTAAACGCTCTAAAGAAATTCTTGATGAAGATCACTATGAGCTTGAAAAAGCTAAAGATCGTATCATGGAATTCTTGGCTGTTAGAAAATTGAAGCCAGACCTTAAAGGACCTATCTTGTGCTTTGGTGGTCCTCCAGGTGTAGGTAAAACATCTCTTGGTAAATCTATCGCTCGCGCGATGGGCCGTGAATACTTCCGTATCGCTTTGGGCGGCGTGAAGGACGAAGCGGAAATCCGTGGTCACCGCCGTACTTATGTTGGTGCGATGCCAGGTAAAATTATCCAAGCTCTTCGCCAAGCGAAAACAAACAATCCAGTTATCGTACTAGATGAAGTTGATAAATTGGGTTCTGATTTCCGCGGTGACCCTTCAGCAGCAATGCTTGAGGTTTTGGATCCAGAACAAAATGCGACTTTCCGTGATAACTATTTGAATGTGGATTTCGACCTTTCAAACGTGTTGTTCATCGCTACTGCTAACGTGTTGGAGAATATCCCACCAGCATTGCGTGACCGTATGGAAATCTTGAACATCCCTGGTTACACAGAGAACGATAAACTTTTGATCACTAAAAAGCATTTGATCAGAAGACAAATCGAAGCAAATGGTATCACTCCAGAGAACATCAGTTTCACTGATGAAGGTATCAAATACCTTATCGCTGGCTACACTCGCGAAGCAGGTCTTCGTAACCTTGAGCGCGAAGTAGGTTCAGTTTGCCGTAAAGTTGCGAAGATGGTGGTAATGGAAGAAGCGAAATTCGTAGAAGTAAACGCTACGACAGTTCCAGAGCTTCTTGGTCCTCCACGCTTCCAACGCGACGACAAGATCGCTGACTCTCAAGTAGGTGTTGTGCAAGGTCTTGCATGGACACAAGCTGGTGGTGAAGTGTTGACTGTTGAAGCTTTGAAAATGAAAGGTAAAGGACATCTTTCACTTACAGGCCAACTTGGCGATGTGATGAAAGAATCTGCTCACGCAGCAATGTCTTATGCTCGAGCTCACATGGAAGAACTCAATATTCCAGAGGACTTCTTTGAAAAGTACGATATCCATATCCATTTGCCAGCAGGTGCGATCCCTAAAGACGGTCCTTCTGCAGGTATCACTCTTACAACTGCGCTTGTAAGTTTGATGACAGGCACTCCAGTTCGCCATGACTTGGCAATGACTGGTGAAGTGACACTACAAGGTCGCGTGCTTCCTGTCGGTGGTATCAGAGAGAAGTGTCTTGCAGCTTTGAACCTTGGTATTACGAATATCATCATCCCAATGGCTTGTAAAAAAGACTTGGCTGATATTCCAAAAGTATTCAAAGACAAGATTAACTTTATCTTCGCCGAAAATCTTGATGAAGTGTTCGCAGTAGCGTTCGATAAAAATGCTGCTACAGATGCTAAAAAGAACGGCGTTAAGAAAGAAGCTAAGAAAACTAAATCTCTAGCAGCTTAA
- a CDS encoding TraR/DksA family transcriptional regulator, with protein sequence MNATELSATDLENLKDSLLIQKGSILNKSHEFIAEQSSISGAGDEAEVASQDVANNISIHLQERDRTALYAIERALGKISDGTYGQCEACGELIGARRLQARPFTALCIECMEEQESQANLFQ encoded by the coding sequence ATGAACGCAACCGAACTAAGTGCTACAGATTTAGAAAACTTAAAGGATTCGCTGCTAATTCAAAAAGGCTCGATCCTAAATAAGTCACACGAGTTCATTGCAGAACAATCCAGCATCAGTGGCGCTGGTGATGAAGCAGAAGTTGCTTCACAAGATGTTGCAAACAACATCTCTATCCACTTGCAGGAAAGAGATCGCACGGCACTCTATGCAATCGAAAGAGCATTGGGGAAAATCTCTGATGGGACTTACGGCCAGTGTGAAGCATGCGGAGAGCTAATTGGCGCTCGCAGACTTCAGGCTAGACCCTTCACAGCCCTATGTATTGAATGCATGGAAGAACAAGAAAGCCAGGCAAATCTTTTCCAGTAA